Proteins co-encoded in one Astyanax mexicanus isolate ESR-SI-001 chromosome 1, AstMex3_surface, whole genome shotgun sequence genomic window:
- the lig3 gene encoding DNA ligase 3 translates to MHSLCLCKTIKALSGAPLSALCRRVPLRQSLRRQPLSQCAQTLIPIWSFASKACGSLTLSTPSRQFSLSSSAPFGGSWPVWQGDGPDMAEQRFCVEYAKRGTAGCKKCKDKIMKGLVRIGKIVPNPFSESAGEMKEWYHVKCIFEKLERARATTKKIEDITDLEGWEELQDEDKELINKHVSDLAAKANATPKKKVQSKLNTSGQLSAPLADPTVNAPRKFSGFTATKAGSSSSGPGPSPSKPTQGSTLSAQFCDLDHKDCLFREFRKLCAMVADKSSYNAKTEIIKDFLRKGSGGDKFKGDLYLTVKLLLPGVVKSVYNLNDKQIVKLFSRILNCNQEEMVRDLEQGDVSETVRMFFDASTSFPAATKSLLTIQEVDASLSRLAQLTKEDDQQAELQDIAKKCTGNDLKCYIRLVKHDLKINSGAKHVLDALDPNAYDAFKASRNLGDVVDRVLRNQQEASNGTGPRKLLSVEATLMTPVQPMLAEACKSIEHAMKKCPNGMYSEIKYDGERVQVHKNGDHFSYFSRSLKPVLPHKVAHFKEFIPQAFAGGHSMILDAEVLLIDTKTSKPLPFGTLGVHKKAAFQDAQVGLFVFDCIYFNGVSLMDKPLCERRKFLHDNMIEVPNRILFSEMKHVTRAADLAEMITRVIREGLEGLVLKDIKGLYEPGKRHWLKVKKDYLNEGAMADTADLVVLGGFFGSGSKGGIMSSFLMGCYDPDSKKWCTVTKCSGGYDDATLARLQKELDVIKIGKDPSKIPGWLKIVKNYYPDFLIRDPQKAPVWEITGAEFSKSEMHTADGISIRFPRCTRMRDDKDWKTATNLPQLKELYRISKENCDFEVTAGPSTSSKDDKGSSGGDSGSSSPSVSHGAPSTNKPKNGHTPKPVKSEPPSPAKRKLPAEEQRAKKIKTEAVHSNGKNKPNAALAKTPNPQTEKTLLDIFTGVKLYLPETVPDFEKLRRYFVAYDGELVPSYDAASATHTVAEPEEHSQAQKVTSNWIWECIRKRRVVPPC, encoded by the exons ATGCATAGTCTTTGCCTTTGCAAGACAATAAAAGCCCTCAGTGGTGCACCTTTGTCAGCACTGTGTAGGAGGGTTCCTCTGCGGCAATCACTAAGGAGACAGCCTCTATCTCAGTGCGCTCAGACTCTGATTCCAATCTGGAGTTTTGCTTCTAAAGCGTGTGGCAGTTTGACTCTTTCCACTCCATCCAGACAGTTCAGTCTCTCGTCTTCAGCACCTTTTGGTGGATCTTGGCCTGTGTGGCAGGGTGACGGGCCTGACATGGCGGAGCAGCGGTTCTGTGTAGAATATGCCAAACGTGGCACTGCAGGCTGCAAGAAATGCAAGGACAAAATCATGAAGGGTCTGGTCCGCATCGGCAAGATTGTGCCCAACCCGTTCAGCGAGTCTGCCGGAGAAATGAAGGAGTGGTACCATGTGAAGTGTATCTTTGAGAAGCTGGAGCGAGCTCGGGCCACCACCAAGAAGATTGAAGACATCACTGATCTGGAAGGCTGGGAGGAGCTTCAGGATGAGGATAAAGAGCTAATTAATAAGCATGTTTCAG ATTTAGCTGCTAAAGCAAATGCAACTCCAAAAAAGAAGGTTCAATCCAAACTAAACACCAGCGGGCAGTTATCAGCACCTCTTGCTGATCCAACAGTCAATGCACCACGCAAGTTTTCTGGTTTCACAG CCACAAAGGCAGGTTCGTCCTCCTCAGGCCCAGGCCCCTCTCCCAGTAAACCCACTCAGGGCAGCACCCTGTCTGCACAGTTCTGTGATCTGGACCACAAGGACTGCCTTTTCCGTGAATTCCGCAAGCTCTGTGCCATGGTGGCTGATAAGTCCAGCTACAACGCAAAGACCGAGATCATCAAGGACTTCTTAAGGAAGGGTTCTGGTGGAG ATAAGTTTAAAGGTGACCTCTACCTGACGGTGAAGCTGCTTCTTCCGGGAGTGGTGAAGAGTGTTTACAATCTCAACGACAAGCAAATAGTCAAGCTCTTCAGTCGCATCTTAAATTGCAATCAAGAAGAGATGGTGCGCGATCTGGAACAG GGggatgtttctgagactgtgagGATGTTTTTTGATGCCAGCACATCGTTTCCTGCAGCAACCAAGAGTCTCTTGACCATCCAGGAAGTGGATGCCTCGCTAAGTCGCCTGGCTCAGCTGACCAAAGAAGATGACCAGCAGGCAGAGCTCCAGGACATTGCTAAGAA ATGTACTGGAAATGACTTGAAATGTTACATTCGACTTGTCAAACACGATCTGAAGATTAATTCTGGGGCTAAACATGT TCTGGATGCTTTGGACCCCAATGCTTATGATGCCTTCAAAGCCTCCCGAAACCTTGGCGATGTGGTCGACAGGGTTCTGCGGAACCAGCAGGAGGCATCTAACGGGACCGGACCGAGGAAGCTGCTGAGTGTGGAGGCTACACTTATGACCCCTGTTCAACCCATGTTG GCAGAAGCATGTAAATCCATTGAGCATGCTATGAAGAAGTGCCCTAATGGAATGTACTCCGAGATCAAGTACGATGGTGAGCGTGTGCAGGTGCACAAGAACGGAGATCACTTTAGCTACTTTAGCCGCAGTCTCAAACCCGTGCTGCCTCACAAG GTGGcacattttaaagagtttatacCTCAGGCTTTTGCTGGTGGCCACAGCATGATTCTCGATGCTGAAGTCCTCTTGATTGACACCAAGACCAGCAAACCTCTGCCTTTTGGAACATTAGGAGTTCACAAA AAAGCAGCCTTCCAAGATGCACAAGTCGGCCTCTTTGTGTTTGACTGTATTTACTTTAATGGAGTCAGTCTTATGGACAA GCCGCTTTGTGAGAGAAGAAAATTTCTCCACGACAACATGATTGAAGTTCCTAACAGGATTCTGTTTTCAGAAATGAAACATGTCACA AGAGCTGCTGATCTGGCTGAAATGATCACACGGGTCATCAGAGAGGGACTTGAAGGCCTGGTTCTTAAAGACATTAAG gGGCTGTATGAACCTGGAAAACGTCACTGGTTGAAGGTGAAGAAAGACTACCTCAATGAAGGAGCCATGGCTGACACTGCAGACCTGGTGGTTTTAGGGGGATTTTTTGGTTCAGGCTCCAAAG GTGGAATAATGTCCAGTTTTCTTATGGGGTGCTATGACCCAGACTCGAAGAAGTGGTGCACTGTGACTAAATGCTCAGGAGGATATGATGACGCCACTCTAGCTAGACTACAGAAGGAGTTGGACGTAATTAAAATTGGCAAG GATCCCAGCAAGATTCCTGGCTGGTTAAAAATTGTCAAGAACTACTACCCAGATTTTCTCATCCGGGAtccacag AAAGCACCAGTGTGGGAGATCACAGGAGCGGAGTTCTCTAAGTCAGAGATGCACACGGCCGACGGCATCTCTATTCGTTTCCCTCGCTGCACTCGCATGCGTGATGACAAGGACTGGAAGACGGCCACCAATCTTCCACAGCTCAAG gagctgTACCGTATCTCAAAAGAGAATTGTGATTTTGAGGTGACCGCAGGACCTTCCACAAGCAGTAAAGATGACAAAGGGTCCTCAGGAGGAGACAGTGGAAGCAGCTCTCCTTCTGTGTCCCATGGAGCACCGAGCACAAATAAACCCA AAAATGGTCACACTCCAAAGCCAGTAAAATCGGAACCTCCATCTCCTGCAAAGAGAAAGCTGCCTGCTGAGGAACAGCGTGCAAAGAAG ATCAAGACTGAAGCAGTTCACAGCAACGGAAAGAATAAACCAAATGCTGCTTTAGCAAAGACCCCTAATCCACAGACTGAGAAG ACTTTGCTAGACATCTTCACTGGTGTAAAGCTCTACCTCCCAGAAACGGTGCCGGACTTTGAGAAGCTGCGGCGCTACTTTGTGGCGTACGACGGAGAACTGGTGCCTTCATATGATGCAGCCTCTGCTACTCATACAGTAGCTGAACCAGAGGAGCACAGCCAGGCCCAGAAAGTCACCTCCAACTGGATCTGGGAGTGTATCCGCAAAAGGAGAGTGGTTCCGCCTTGCTGA